A segment of the Lepus europaeus isolate LE1 chromosome X, mLepTim1.pri, whole genome shotgun sequence genome:
CAGGGTGACCACAGGttagacttgaaattcaataaatctatagcaattgataattttatatggcccatgaatgatattataaatagaaATGGCCCTTTGCAGAATAAAGGTTCCCCATCCCTGGTTAGGTAGTCTATTCTGTGTTTCAATGTTAATCTTTTCCCCTGGTATTGATGTGTTGTTAATTGGGCTTGCAGTATTTTTAGTGATATCCTGCTTTTTTCCAGGCTAAGACTGAGTAAGGCAAAGCTGTGAAATGTGTCGTGTGTTAGTAACCTGGTCCTGACAGGTTGGAATATACATAAACAATAATTTATGAACAATGTCTGCCCTGCTCCTTCAAGAACCAGTGACCAGGGTTCCACACTGGAATGTGGGCCAAGATTCCTATTGTGCCCAGAAGAGGATGAGGTAGGAGCATCtaaaatgccacaaaactttcctattgtttttcactttcctttttcttgatttagcatttgtttgatttttctaaatgattgttttccaaagttctcAGGCAGTTGTTTTTGaccattccttctttttttgggGAGGGGGTGTTCTTTTGGAGAAATGAGAGTTTGCACCTGCCTGttctccctttttttccttttttttttttttgctaaactgTGTCTTGAAACTCCTTTTAAGAGTAATTGAGCACTAAGTTTCCCTCTAGAAGGGATGTTCTCACAGAGGTCAGGTGATTCCCTCTCCTGGAATATGCTTGAAGGAACCATGGGTATGTACCTGACCATAACTCGAGAATCTAAACTGAGAAAACGAGGAAGTTAGCATCAGGAAATGAGACTGAAAGCCTGAATTTAGAGAAGTCTCATGATCTGGAGTCAGTAGTCAGGAGGTCCCATGGCAGGCTAGATGTTGAGGCAAAAGATACTCTCATGGCCTCAGAGAAgccataaataaaagattatgtAGTTTGCAAGAGGAGAGGAGATCACAACCAATCCACAGTTTTTCCTATGCTCCCAATAATTTTCCTCTTCTAAGGTCTGTGGATCCTCACTATGAATTCCAGTTCTCAAGGTTCCTTGTGTGATTTACTGGTTCTCAGTACCTAAGGAGCCCATCTTCAGAGGCCTCCATAGCTGTTTGGAGTTTTGTGAAATGTGGGAGTTAATTCTCTGTTGTGGCTTATATTTTTCGTATTAGGTCTTTAACATTAATAATAAACAATATAACAGGGTAAATATATCCACTGACGCTAATTCATGGGAAAATAGTTTAAAAcactagatatgactggattaattcatccttaaaaaagaaacagttggCATCTGTGGTTTTTGTTTATCAAAGTCAAAGCCCAGTAGAAATTAAATGTATCTCTAATCTATGTAAGTTATTCTCTTCCTTTACATTTGAATACCACAGTGGATATACTCTGTATGAAAAAATGGTAAATGCATCTCAGGTGGGCTTTCTCCAAGAAGAGTTACAACTGTATTCCCTAAAAGGAGGAATGCAGAAGCACATATGAAGGGAGACAACTCCCTCCTAATAGAGTAGCAGAGACAGAAGGCAAAACAGACACTAAGTCAGacattctgtatttgtttttatcagTACAAGAGGGAAATGTGCTCAGAGCAGCTGTGTAAGACTGAGGCTTAGTAATTAAACTCTACAAAGTCTCTGCTATTTCTGttaaaagaaacttattttttaaaaaacttttatttaatataaatttccaaagtacagcttattgattacaatggcccccccccataacttccctcccactagcaaccctcccctttcccactccctctccccttccattcacatcaagattcattttcaattctctttatatacagaagatcagtttagtatatattaagtaaagatttcaacagtttgcacccacatagcaacacaaagtgaaaaatactgttggagtactagttatagcattaaatcacaatgtatagcacattaatgacagagatcctacatgatatttttaaaaaattgattaattttctatgcaatttccagtttaaaaccaagttttttttttcattttcaattatctttatataccgaagatcgattcagtatatactaagaaagatttcatcagtttgcacccacacagaaacacaaagtgtaaaaatactgtttcagtactagttatagcattacttcacattggacaacacattaaggacagagatcctacatgggacgtaagtacacagtgactcctgttgttgatttaacaatttgacactcttgtttatggtgtcagtaatctccctaggctctagtcatgagttgcccaggctatggaagcctttagggttcgccgacttcaatcttattctgacagggtcatagtcgaagtggaagttctctcctcccttcagagaaaggtacccccttctttgatggccccattctttccactgggatctcactcacagagatctttcatttaggtcttctttttttcttttccatggtatcttggctttccatgcctacaatactctcatgggctctgcagccagatccgaatgccttgagggctgattctgaggccagagtgctgtttaggacatctgccattctatgagtctgctgtgtctcccgcttcccatgttggattgttctcttccCTTTTTGAtctatcagttaatattcacagacattagtcttgtttgtgtgatccctttgactcttagacctatcagtgtgatcaattgtgaactgaagttgatcacttggactagtgagatgacattggtgcatgtcaccttgatgggattatattggaatcccctggcacatgttctagtactattgtttgaactctgtaattaacacacaattattcttaggtgtttaaattttaactgaaaagtgatctctgttaaatataagaatgggaaaaagagagggaggagatgtacaatttgggacatgctcaattggacttgccccaaatggtggagttagaaaagaaacttctttttaaaaatatttatttatttacttgaaaggcagagttacagagagagaaggagagacagagacagagggatcttctgcccgctagttcactccccgaatggtcacaacagctaggactgggcagatctcaagccaggagccaggagcttcctctgggtttcccgcatgcttgcagtggcccaagcacttgggccatccttccctgatttcccagatgcattagcaggaaactggatcaaaagtggagcagccaggactcgaactggtaaccatatgggatgccagtgttgcaggccgcagctttaacccactgagccgtAGTACCAGCCacaagaaacttttaaaatgaatgaaaccatggctaataataactgacagaattaaaaaggagagaacggtCCAGCttgggaagggggatacacagcagactcatagaaaggcagatgccctaaacagcactctggcctcagaatcagccctcaaggcattcagatctggctaaaaagcccatgagagtttctcaggcatggaaagccaagacactgtggcaaaaaaaaataacctaaaagatctctttgagtgagatcccaacagaaagaatgggtcatcaaagaaggatgtacctttctctgaagggatgagagaacttccactttgactatggccttgtctaaataagattggagttggtgaacccatgaggcttccatagccttggcacctcatgacaagagccttgggtgattactgacgtcataaataagagtatcaattgttaattcaacaacaggggtcactctgcacctgctccccatgtagaacttctgtccttaatgtgttgtactatgcaaattaacaataaactattactcaaacagtactttacactttgtgtgtctgtgtgggtgcaaactgttgaaatctttacttagtatatactaagttgatcttctgtatataaagataattaaaaaatgaatcttaatgaagaatgggatgggagagggagtgggagatgggatggtttgtgggtggagggtggttatggggagaaaaaccactataatccaaaagctgtactttcaaaatttatatttattgaataaaatttaaaaaaataaatgagtgacACCAGAACCAGTCTGCCTCCTTACATGCTGAATCAAAAAGaggggggtgggaaggagagaggaaggaaggaaggaaggaaggaaggaaggaaggaaggaaggaaggaaggaaggaatcccTCAGGGGGATGTGAGCACTTGATTGGTTGTGGTGGAAGTGTTGCTGATTATAAAGTAGTAGGTGGCATGTTCTCATTGAGAGAAATGCTTTTTGAGTCCATGGGCAGACACCTCAGGGGTCCATATTTGAATCAAACTGGAGGGACCCAAacaacatttttccttttgtcttaatGCTTGAAATACAAATTCAGGCAAATGCTATGGAGAATaatttcttaatcttttttttccagcacattttcctttaaaatctaACCAGCATAAATTCATAGTCTACGTTAATgttatttgaaatatgaaaataaacacaagtgtgatttaaaaataaatcaatataataGGATAGAGGACTCATCTGTCCTCAAGGGTTACCCTTTTCAAGTCACTAAATAATACAACAAAAGCTGTCAAATTTCAGGTTAAAATTTTACTCAAGTCTCCTGATTGACTTAAGCATATTCTGTAGCCTTCACGTGTATTCCAGTCTCTCTCCTTCATGTATGCATTCATCAGTGTTCAACTAGATACTGTGAATAGTTACAACATAGCACAAAAATAGCTGTTCAGTAGTTGTTAATGTGTTTGTGAGACAGAACTTTTACATATAACATCGAAGGTGACTATCATTACAGAGTTATGAATCTACGTTAAGTCATAAAGAAGATGAAGTAGATGCCAGATATCCcataaaatatacaagtatttAATGTTAATAACAGTATTTATTAGGGTTCTCCAAAGAAAGCAATgcaatactatttatttatttacttatactgAGGAATTTGCTCAGTATGGTTAAGGAGGTTGAGAAGtcacagatattccatctgtagGCTAGAGACCTAGGAAAACCAGTGGTTATAAATGACCCAGAGTTTCAAAGCGAAGAACTAATGATTCAAACCCAGGCTGAGGGCAGAAGAGATACCCAGCCTTAAAAAGTGAGGCAGGAAGAAAAGGGGTAAATTCCTTCTTCCTGTATCTTTTCTATTTAGGCCTTCAGTGGATTGAATGATGCCCAACCATACTGGAGAGGGAAATCTACTTTACTGAGTCTGCTGATTCAAATGTTAGTATCATCTGCAAATATTGTCCTGGACATACCTAgagctaatttttaatttgagaactCCATGGCCCTCTTAAATTGATATATAAAATTATCCATCACCAGCTATAAACAAAAAGTGCTATTGAGAAACAGCAATTTCTGTAAATtgtttctgccaaaaaaaaaaaaaacccacttctCAGGGGTGTGTAGGAGTTGCCTTAGATCTTGAATAATGCATAGAAATTAGTCTGCAAATGTTTTCTGTAATTCTATAGTTTGCCTTTTCCCtctattgattatttcctttgctatggAGAAACTTTAAATTTAACATTAGTCTCACATGCCCGTATTTGCTTTTGTTGACTGTACTTTTGGTATGATACCCATAAAATCAATGCCAAGACTAAAGTCAGGAAGCTGTATgcatatgttttcttttaattttatagcttcagttcttttttttttgacatttaaaaaaatagtttaataaaaatacacTAGTTCTACAAGCAGCCTCCATTGTCATTTCTGGGATTCAACTCACcataatcaaattaaaataatgctGTGTCCTCTTGTTAAAAAAGAAGTCCTCTTGTCACGAGAAAAGCAACTTTCCATTTCCTATAGTACAGAACAGCTCCCTATCAGTATACAGACTACATAGATAAAGGTCAGTATTTCTGAATGCAAGTAAATATATTAGTGGATTGCTTGAGTGAAGGTGATAAGCTTCCTCTTTCTTATTATGCTCTTGTCGCACCCTACTGTGGTGTCTGTGTAGCAACTGGATGACGTAAAGAACCAGTGTATTTCTCCTTAAATGTCTTAAAACCATTACAGAAATTGTCTTCATATATATTCTACGGATGTCCAAACCAATAGGGCAAATGTTCTACCACCAGCTACGGGAGATGGCTTTTACTGATTATCTAGACCCTTAACGATTTGCAGGAAAACAACAGCACTGCAGGGTTACCTACAGCTTAGCCGATGTTGCTTTAAGTGATATGTGTTTCTCCTGAACTGATTAGAGGTGTTACAGCTCAAAGCCATGGCACACACAGGCAGAATGGACCTTAATATGCAGGTAGGCAGTGCAGTTAGAGAGGGATGTATGTTCCTTTTATTCCAGTACCTTCGTATAATAaagttaacaaaaataataaaatagtaaaaaaaaaaaaaagccagctggCACTGCCAACCAATTCCTGTAGTAGTCTTAGAAATCCTAATCCCGCAGAATTTCCTCTCGCAGTCAGCGAGCACCACCGTTCGTCATCAGGAGTGTTTCAGTGTACTGTGACCTACGCCAAGCAAGCCTGGTGATGCAGCTACCTGAGTTCTCTTGGCTGTGGGCGAATGCGGTCCTCACTCATAACTTCCCGGCTTTCATGTACGTAGGGATAGAGCCGCGCTGAGTCAACCCTTCAAACCTTTTATAGGTATAATTGAGAAAAACCCAGTCTTTGGATTTGTAGTCGGGTTCTGTGGTATTTGGCACTGGTTGTAAAATATCGGACTCAGGGAAGTCATCAAAATTGGAAGTATCATCGATGCTTTTGATTTCTATAGGGATTGCTGCTGGCCTTTCCCTTATGTACCCCCAGTCCACACCTTCAAAAAAGGGATGACTTTTTATCTCCTCTACTCCGCTATTTCCAATTCTATTTTCAGAGTCAACACAAAATCTGAGAATTAAGTCCTTGGCTTTCTCCGATATGGGGACCTCTGGAGGAAACACCAGCGTCTCTTTCCAGTTCATCACTTTTCTGTATGTTTCCTGAGGCGTTTCGGAGCAGAAAGGTGGATACCCTATTAGCATTTCATACATAATCACGCCCAGGGACCACCAGTCACACAGCTTGTTGTAGCCAGTCTGCATGAACACTTCTGGAGCAATGTAATCTGGCGTCCCAACTGTGGAATACGCCAGTTGTCTCCTGTTCTTCTTCCATGTTTCTGCTTTCCTCTTTGAATTCATGTTCTGAAAAGAGAAGTCACTTGGTGGGTTGTGTGTGAGATTTCTGTAGAATTCAGTCCTGTGAGCTTTCTTTAACCCCGTGCATAAACCAAAATCAGATAGTTTCACATGACCCTTGGCGTCCAACAGAAGGTTGTCTGGTTTAATATCCCGATGAATGAAGCCTAACTGGTGGATTGCATCTATGGCTAGAACAGTCTCTGAAATGTAGAACTGGGTCTCCTCTTCTGTCAAGGTGTCCTTCTTCATTAGCAATGTCATCATGTCACCTCCAGGAAGAAACTCCATGATTAGATAAAGATTCCTCTTATTCTGAAAGCTGTAGAACATCTTCACCACCCAGGCGCCATCGGCTTCTACCaaaatgtctctctctgctcGGATATGGGCCACCTCTCCAAAAGCTCCTCTTCCTATCACTTTCAGAGACTCGAAGTCATCCAGGCCAAGCCGGGTCCTCTTGAGCCGCAGGAACTCTGTCTCTTTGCGAGCATGTTGTGATCGGCGTAACTTTTTCTGCCTCCGATCGCGCCCGCGGCCGGCTCAGCCTTCGTACGGACCGCAGCCGGCCGGGCGCCCGTCTGCTCTCGTCTCCCCGCTccgccctcgccccgcccccgggaGGCGGGACCGGCGGCCGTGCCGGAATCCTATAGCTTCAGTTCTTAAGTCTTTAATAGACATTTAGTTGATTTGGGTACACATTATAGGACTGCATGTGAACATCCAGTGGGTcgacagcaccatttgttgaagagactattatttttctattgtgcATTCTTAGTTCCCTTCTCAAAGGTCAGTTggccacatatgtgtgactttttttCTGGGGTTCTCTATTCTTATCCATTGTCTTTATGCTAAtactatattgttttgattactgtaaatttgtaaaacattttgaagtcaggAAATGTGAGCACTCTGGCTTTGTTGTTTTCTCAAggttgttttggctatttgggatacCTGTGATTCCATAtcaattttaagattatttttctatttctggaaaACATGCCATTGGGATTTCAAAAGAAATTGCATTGAATATGTGTACTGTtttaggtagtatggatattttaatactattatgtcttccaatccttgaacacaggatatcttttcactttttggtgttttctttaaattttttcataaatctTTTGTAGTTTTTGAGTGTATATGTCCTttacttccttatttatttatttatttgagttacttgagtgacagagagagagagagagagagagagagacagacagacagacagggagggaggcaggaagcggGAGagagcccacaacagccagggctgggccagatacaagcttgaaaccagaaattcaatccaggtatcccatctaagtgtgtgggtggcagggactcagccattgagccatcatctgctgcctcctatggtgtGCATTGGCCAAAAGATGGAGTTGAGAGTGGAATCAGGACTTGAATTCAGGTACTCTGGTACTCTGTGGGCATCTGaagtggtgtcctaaccactaggccaaatgtcaatcccagtattttatttttcagctatattggaaatgagattattttcctaatttcctTTTCAGGTAATTTATTATTAGTGTATAGAAATCAagctgatttttgtgtgctaattttgTGTTCTGAAACtttaatgaattcatttaatAATTCTAATAGGGTTTTTGGTAGTAACTAGGGTTTATTATATGTaacatcatgtcatttgcaaacaaggacaatttaaatttccaaaatatataggGAATGCCTACAACTCAgtagcaaaacaaacaaatgaacagatAAAAAACAGCTAATTACTCAACTGAAAAATGGTctaaggacctgaacagacatttctccaaagaagacatacagatGGCTGGCACgtatatgaaaagatgcttaatatCACTAATCAACAGGGAAATGGAAGTCAAACTACAGTATCATCTCATgcttgttagaatggctattatgaaaaaaattaaaggcatcACATATTAGGTTGTGGGGAAATTGGAACATTTGTTCACTGTTGGTATGATTGCAAAATGATATAGCTTCTATGGAAAATCATCCAGAAGttcctcaaaacattaaaaaatagtactaccatatgatccagcaatgtcACTTGTaggtatttaagaaaaaaatgaaaccaggaTCTCTAAGACTTATCagcattttccttttcattgaagcactattcacaatagctagaaacAGAAGCAACCTAGATGCTCATTGATGAATGAAAGGataaatgttatattttcatacaatgaaatattatttaaccTTAAAAAGGGGGAAATACTACAATGTGTGAAAACACAGATGAACCTTGAGGTTCTGCATGAACTCTTAAATCATTTATATGAATTAACTAAAATAGTTAAACTCCTAAGCAGAGAATAGATTGGTAGTTTTCAGGACTAtaaggtgggtatgggggaaatgGGGACAGTATTTCAATCAAAGTTTCAGTTGCATAAAATAATTAAGTTCTGGAGATTCACTGCATGATATTATACCTGTATTGTATAATTAAAAATCtgttgggaccggtgctgtggtgcagcgggttaaagtcctggcctgtatcgcccacatctcatatggctgcggtttgagacttggctgctccacttccagtccagctctctgctatggccttggaaagcagtagaagatggcccaagtccttgggcccctgcacccatgtgggagacccggaagaagctcctggcttcagatcaggtgAGCTctcactgttgtggtcatttggcagtgaaccagtggatggaagacctctctctctctctggctctacctctctctgtaactctgtctttcaaataaataaaataattcttttaaaaaaatctgttaagaAGGTGCATCTCATGTTAAGTGTTAGTAATtaacagaataaaatttaaaagagaaaaggtgGAAGTTAGAGAAAGTATAATGAAATATAGGGATTTTATCTTGTAGGACCCTGTATTTTGTCAAAAAATGCCCTGAATCTAAGGATCCTACACTGAATGGCCCCTAATCCTAGCATTAAACCTTTAAAACTTTTtcatagaattattttatttaaaaattttaaaaaaagtattgagttttttttttaaattttagcttcaacatataaggaagaacaaaccttttaaatattatatatgcagagagctggactggaagaggagcaaccgggatagaatctggcaccctgaccgggactagaacctggggtgctggcgccgcaggcagaggattagcctagtgagctgtggtgccggccttaaatatttttaaaattttatttgagttatagaagtttcatgtatttcatatattacagatttaggaacatagtgatactcccctccctccaccgtccctcctgcccatgctccagcccttcgtcctcctccctcttaatttttataaagatctattttcaatttacttaatgattgtatagttaactgTTTTACTTAACactaagtaaaatagttcaacaaatagtatgaagaaaaaaccactgttcctcaatggaagagacaagggctgtaaacaatcattgaatctcaaaatgtccatttcactccaatacattacattttaggtactctgttagttaccccTGATCAGGGGAAACGtgctgtcttttggggactggcttatttcactaagtatcatggcttccggtttcatccatcttgttgcgtaagacaggatttcatttgtttgttacagctgagtagtactccacagtGTCTACATACTgtactttctttatccagccaacagttggtggacatctgggttgattccatatcttagctattgtgaatgagctgcagtgaacacgggggcagagatcactctttcaCGTGCTGatctcttttggtttgggtacTGGCACCTGCTTTAAACAGAGCATGTGCTACCTGATTAGCAACAGGACCCAGCAGAACTGCCTCACTCATTCATGTGCCTGTTCATTCCTACGAGGACATCATTATGCAGTGTGCTTTGCCCAAGAGTTCTAAAGTTCACCAGAGATTCGTAATTTACCAGGTTATGCAATATCTCGCTGATCTAAACAAGTGACACAGCTCAGTCTTCATAACTAAGAATCAGAGGTGAACTTACCATTGAGCTCATGAAGTTTGAGCTTTGAGACTCATTTCTTATGTGATCTCTGAGGCGCTTC
Coding sequences within it:
- the LOC133752873 gene encoding serine/threonine-protein kinase 38-like, with amino-acid sequence MTPLFSSPSDTAWLFPSQEQSTSESSQTIDFKEKKPWKKKLRRSQHARKETEFLRLKRTRLGLDDFESLKVIGRGAFGEVAHIRAERDILVEADGAWVVKMFYSFQNKRNLYLIMEFLPGGDMMTLLMKKDTLTEEETQFYISETVLAIDAIHQLGFIHRDIKPDNLLLDAKGHVKLSDFGLCTGLKKAHRTEFYRNLTHNPPSDFSFQNMNSKRKAETWKKNRRQLAYSTVGTPDYIAPEVFMQTGYNKLCDWWSLGVIMYEMLIGYPPFCSETPQETYRKVMNWKETLVFPPEVPISEKAKDLILRFCVDSENRIGNSGVEEIKSHPFFEGVDWGYIRERPAAIPIEIKSIDDTSNFDDFPESDILQPVPNTTEPDYKSKDWVFLNYTYKRFEGLTQRGSIPTYMKAGKL